One genomic window of Caldivirga maquilingensis IC-167 includes the following:
- a CDS encoding restriction endonuclease: MSSGVRFEDYVAELLSRLGFRVMDRRVKVTSNGVEVGEVDLIVEDECGNKYSVEVKSGKVDVSGVRQAYTNAKLINAKPLIVARGFSNDSSRVLAEELGVRVIDLEEAIVLKPDELRTAVESAIYGLIEEVADALTALMSNQRGVGEVMDAVAQCSDWSCVCGRLGLSEGECGRWINELRSELGLRVSSIRTLRAVVKLYRLLQGMLRANA; encoded by the coding sequence GTGAGTAGTGGGGTTAGGTTTGAGGATTATGTTGCTGAATTGCTTAGCAGGCTTGGGTTCAGGGTAATGGATAGGAGGGTTAAGGTTACTAGTAATGGTGTTGAGGTTGGTGAGGTGGATTTAATAGTTGAGGATGAGTGTGGTAATAAGTACTCCGTTGAGGTTAAGTCAGGTAAGGTTGATGTGAGTGGGGTTAGGCAGGCATACACTAATGCTAAGTTAATTAACGCTAAGCCCCTAATTGTGGCTAGGGGGTTTAGTAATGACTCCAGTAGGGTCCTTGCCGAGGAGCTTGGGGTTAGGGTTATTGATCTTGAGGAGGCCATTGTCCTTAAGCCTGATGAATTAAGGACAGCGGTTGAATCAGCCATATACGGGTTAATTGAGGAGGTTGCTGATGCATTAACCGCATTAATGAGTAATCAAAGAGGCGTGGGTGAGGTTATGGATGCCGTAGCCCAATGCAGCGACTGGAGTTGCGTATGCGGTAGGCTTGGGTTAAGTGAAGGGGAGTGCGGTAGGTGGATTAATGAATTAAGGAGTGAATTAGGGCTTAGGGTATCCTCAATAAGAACCCTTAGGGCAGTGGTTAAATTATATAGACTACTCCAAGGCATGCTA
- the pgsA gene encoding archaetidylinositol phosphate synthase, with product MIGRIKSTLEHILERIAPMLPRNPNLLTVIGLLVSLLSIPIALIKQYPILLPIVILASGFFDAVDGLSARFNKMVTNSGAFLDSALDRFEDSAIIMAVAVLSGLNTTIMLEAYIAVVGSLLTSYMRARAESLGLRMLGVGFFERPERLIYLFALTLIYALIRSNTILIYGMGLFALITLATAIQRTIIAYRLLNKDKNQ from the coding sequence ATGATTGGTAGGATTAAGAGCACGCTGGAGCATATCCTAGAGAGGATTGCACCCATGCTACCTAGGAACCCAAACCTATTAACGGTAATTGGCCTACTGGTATCATTATTATCAATACCCATAGCCCTAATTAAACAATACCCAATACTACTACCCATTGTTATACTAGCCTCAGGATTCTTCGATGCAGTGGATGGGTTATCAGCAAGATTCAATAAAATGGTTACTAATTCAGGCGCATTCCTAGACTCAGCCCTAGATAGGTTTGAGGACTCAGCAATAATAATGGCTGTTGCAGTATTAAGTGGACTCAACACCACCATAATGCTGGAGGCTTACATAGCCGTTGTAGGTTCATTACTAACAAGCTACATGAGGGCTAGGGCTGAATCCCTCGGCTTAAGAATGCTTGGAGTAGGCTTCTTCGAGAGACCGGAACGACTAATATACTTATTCGCATTAACATTAATCTACGCACTAATTAGAAGCAACACCATACTAATCTACGGCATGGGACTATTCGCACTAATAACCCTAGCCACAGCCATCCAACGCACAATAATAGCATACAGACTCCTCAATAAAGACAAAAACCAATAA
- a CDS encoding PadR family transcriptional regulator yields MGKALSRFISKITKENLWIYVINTLANGPKTGYEIVKEIKGRYMINVTTVSVYVVLYKMERDGLLESFDKDGKKYYRVTEEGLREYGDAIKALVDLLSRFNCTLKCSGDATGGRP; encoded by the coding sequence GTGGGTAAGGCGTTAAGCAGGTTCATTAGTAAGATAACTAAGGAGAACCTGTGGATCTACGTGATTAATACTCTAGCTAATGGGCCTAAGACTGGTTACGAGATAGTTAAGGAGATTAAGGGTAGGTACATGATAAACGTAACCACGGTATCTGTTTACGTAGTCTTATACAAGATGGAGAGGGATGGTTTACTCGAGAGTTTTGATAAGGATGGTAAGAAGTACTATAGGGTTACTGAGGAGGGGTTGAGGGAGTATGGTGACGCCATTAAGGCCCTCGTTGATTTACTGTCTAGATTCAACTGCACCTTAAAGTGCAGTGGTGATGCTACTGGGGGAAGACCTTAA
- a CDS encoding 30S ribosomal protein S19e codes for MVSIKDVPQDKLVERIAKYLKDNVPQVKPPQWAIYVKTGRNKDRPPQNDDWWYFRAAAVLRRVYLNGPVGLGSLRSSFSYRAKIGPKARSERTAKAGGAVIRNILHQLEAAGLIERTSAGRVITPKGRSLMDKLASELFKELKINVKVFPQ; via the coding sequence ATGGTTAGCATTAAGGATGTACCGCAGGATAAGCTGGTGGAGAGGATTGCCAAGTACCTTAAGGATAATGTACCTCAGGTTAAGCCTCCCCAGTGGGCGATTTACGTTAAGACTGGTAGGAATAAGGATAGGCCGCCTCAGAATGATGACTGGTGGTATTTTAGGGCGGCTGCAGTGTTGAGGAGGGTTTACTTAAATGGTCCAGTTGGCTTGGGGAGTCTTAGGTCATCATTCAGTTACAGGGCTAAGATAGGGCCGAAGGCTAGGAGTGAGAGGACTGCTAAGGCGGGTGGGGCTGTGATTAGGAATATTCTGCATCAGCTTGAGGCCGCTGGCCTAATTGAGAGGACTAGCGCTGGAAGAGTCATCACACCTAAGGGTAGGTCACTGATGGATAAGTTAGCCTCAGAGCTCTTTAAGGAACTTAAAATTAATGTTAAGGTCTTCCCCCAGTAG
- a CDS encoding YbhB/YbcL family Raf kinase inhibitor-like protein, whose amino-acid sequence MRIESPAFRNEDTIPVKYTCDGDDVSPALRWFDPPPNVKGFVLIMEDPDAPMGTFTHWILYNIPPSLSELPENIPKRPEVQGIGMQGVNDFGRIGYGGPCPPKTHPPHRYYFRLYALDSMLNLKPGAGLSEVKRAMNGHVIAEAYVMGRYGRRR is encoded by the coding sequence ATGAGGATTGAGAGCCCAGCCTTTAGGAACGAGGACACTATCCCGGTTAAATACACGTGTGATGGGGATGATGTTTCACCAGCCTTAAGGTGGTTCGACCCCCCACCCAACGTGAAGGGCTTCGTGTTAATAATGGAGGACCCTGATGCACCCATGGGAACCTTCACCCACTGGATACTTTACAATATTCCACCAAGCCTAAGTGAACTCCCTGAGAATATCCCCAAGAGACCTGAGGTTCAGGGTATAGGTATGCAGGGTGTTAATGACTTCGGTAGAATTGGTTACGGTGGACCATGCCCACCTAAAACCCACCCACCCCACAGGTATTACTTTAGGCTCTACGCCTTAGACTCAATGCTTAACCTTAAGCCAGGTGCAGGCCTCAGTGAGGTTAAGAGGGCTATGAATGGTCACGTTATTGCTGAGGCCTACGTAATGGGTAGGTACGGTAGGAGGAGGTAA
- a CDS encoding 50S ribosomal protein L1 produces the protein MSSYVRPIEEAYRNVKSRAKRRRFNQSVDLIIKLRDVDVKKPENRISVTVPLPNPLSKQTKVCVIASGATITAARDAGADLVITRDDLGKYSDKKSVRKLAQQYDFFLATPDLMVQIGRTMGPILGPRGKMPDVIPPNADVKALIDRYRRSVRVRLRDQPQIMVKVGTEDMDPSKIAENALAVLEEVARKYGWDKIKEVELKLTMSPPVKVNITAQ, from the coding sequence ATGAGTAGTTACGTTAGGCCTATTGAGGAGGCTTATAGGAATGTTAAGAGTAGGGCTAAGAGGCGTAGGTTTAATCAATCAGTGGACTTAATTATTAAGCTTAGGGATGTTGACGTTAAGAAGCCTGAAAACAGGATAAGTGTAACAGTCCCGTTACCTAACCCATTGAGTAAGCAGACTAAGGTATGTGTAATAGCCAGTGGAGCCACAATAACAGCGGCTAGGGATGCTGGAGCCGACTTAGTGATAACTAGGGATGATTTAGGTAAGTACAGTGATAAGAAGAGTGTTAGGAAGCTGGCTCAGCAGTATGACTTCTTCCTGGCTACACCGGACTTAATGGTTCAGATAGGTAGGACCATGGGGCCTATACTGGGGCCTAGGGGTAAGATGCCTGACGTAATCCCACCCAATGCTGATGTTAAGGCCCTTATAGATAGGTATAGGAGGAGTGTTAGGGTTAGGCTTAGGGATCAGCCCCAGATAATGGTTAAGGTTGGTACCGAGGATATGGATCCATCTAAGATCGCTGAAAACGCATTAGCAGTGCTTGAGGAGGTGGCTAGGAAGTATGGTTGGGATAAGATTAAGGAGGTTGAGTTAAAGCTAACAATGAGTCCACCAGTTAAGGTTAACATAACTGCCCAGTGA
- a CDS encoding trimeric intracellular cation channel family protein, whose translation MNIALTVTNYVGIVAFAISGSMKAIRKGMDLLGVIVLGFTTALGGGIISDVMLGIYPPVNLTYLPYPLTAISAGLATFIFYRVFSNVGKPLMYADAVGLGAFSASGASLAYSISHNPLLVVLVGSITAVGGGVVRDLLANEVPVVLTREFYASAAILGSLVYFLLRFIGVNDASSALASMIITITLRFMALRLKWELPRRIINEDAVKA comes from the coding sequence ATGAACATTGCGCTCACGGTAACCAACTACGTGGGTATAGTTGCCTTCGCCATATCAGGCTCAATGAAGGCTATTAGGAAGGGTATGGATTTACTGGGAGTCATTGTGCTTGGGTTCACCACTGCCCTGGGTGGGGGTATTATATCTGATGTTATGCTTGGTATTTACCCACCAGTGAACTTAACATACCTACCATACCCCCTTACCGCAATTTCAGCGGGCTTGGCCACATTCATTTTCTACAGGGTCTTCAGTAACGTTGGTAAGCCACTCATGTATGCTGATGCAGTGGGTTTAGGAGCCTTCTCAGCCTCCGGTGCCTCCTTAGCCTACTCCATTTCCCATAATCCACTGTTAGTGGTGCTTGTGGGTTCAATAACGGCGGTTGGAGGTGGTGTGGTTAGGGATCTCCTGGCTAATGAGGTGCCGGTTGTATTGACTAGGGAGTTTTACGCATCAGCAGCCATACTTGGTTCACTGGTTTACTTTCTGCTTAGGTTCATTGGTGTTAATGATGCTTCATCAGCCTTAGCATCAATGATCATCACCATTACCCTTAGGTTCATGGCGTTGAGGCTTAAGTGGGAGTTACCTAGGAGGATTATTAATGAGGATGCCGTTAAGGCTTAA
- a CDS encoding 50S ribosomal protein L22, with product MRYWSIRDEDVIDLVKRRYNVTISADQIAKARGFEFRISWKKAIETARAIRFLTIKQAEDYMEKVKDLKAPIPIKEFTRKQAHHNVPWDGWPVAKWPVKVADSFLQVLRNLESNASYRGLNIDNTVIVHASASRGMRIRNYMPRALGRATPWFQDTVNIELVAVELPAELVPKKFSWARVLKAIK from the coding sequence ATGAGGTATTGGTCTATAAGGGATGAGGATGTGATTGATTTAGTTAAGAGGAGGTATAACGTAACCATTAGCGCTGACCAGATAGCTAAGGCTAGGGGCTTTGAGTTTAGGATTAGTTGGAAGAAGGCTATTGAAACCGCCAGGGCCATTAGGTTCCTTACAATTAAGCAGGCTGAGGACTACATGGAGAAGGTTAAGGACTTAAAGGCCCCGATACCCATTAAGGAGTTCACTAGGAAGCAGGCTCACCATAATGTTCCCTGGGATGGTTGGCCAGTGGCTAAGTGGCCTGTTAAGGTAGCTGACTCCTTCCTCCAGGTTTTAAGAAACCTTGAGAGTAATGCAAGCTACAGGGGTTTAAACATTGATAACACAGTTATAGTTCATGCATCCGCAAGCAGGGGTATGAGGATTAGGAATTACATGCCCAGGGCCCTTGGTAGGGCTACCCCATGGTTCCAGGACACGGTTAACATTGAGCTTGTGGCTGTTGAATTACCCGCTGAATTAGTTCCCAAGAAGTTCAGTTGGGCTAGGGTTCTTAAAGCCATTAAATGA
- a CDS encoding 30S ribosomal protein S7 — protein sequence MNPTVAQQLSKTTRVEELAPGIEIIEECPRDIKALDGSPILLFGKWNVNDVVIRDPGLRRYMCLKPMLLPHTEGKYQNRKFGKAMIPIIERMMNQLMKPGRNAGKKQKAYKILKTAFDIIYVATGKNPVQVFVDAVVNVAPREEITRVIYGGIAYPVSVDVGPTRRLDLAIRWIAEGARACSFNNPRPIEECLANEIIAAANNDPASYALRRRDEMERVAATAR from the coding sequence ATGAACCCCACTGTGGCTCAGCAGTTATCTAAGACCACTAGGGTTGAGGAGTTGGCGCCTGGCATAGAGATAATTGAGGAGTGTCCAAGGGATATTAAGGCCCTTGACGGTAGCCCGATTCTACTCTTCGGTAAATGGAACGTGAATGACGTGGTCATTAGGGATCCAGGCCTAAGGAGGTACATGTGCCTTAAACCAATGCTACTACCCCACACTGAGGGTAAGTACCAGAATAGGAAGTTCGGTAAGGCAATGATACCGATAATTGAGAGAATGATGAATCAACTCATGAAGCCTGGGAGGAATGCTGGGAAGAAGCAGAAGGCATATAAGATACTTAAGACGGCCTTCGACATAATATACGTAGCCACAGGTAAGAATCCCGTCCAGGTATTTGTTGACGCTGTGGTTAACGTGGCGCCGAGGGAGGAGATTACAAGGGTCATATACGGTGGTATAGCCTACCCAGTCTCAGTTGATGTTGGCCCAACCAGGAGGCTTGACTTAGCGATAAGGTGGATTGCAGAGGGGGCTAGGGCATGCTCCTTCAATAACCCAAGACCAATAGAGGAGTGTTTAGCTAATGAGATAATTGCCGCAGCCAATAATGATCCAGCAAGTTACGCCCTCAGGAGGAGGGATGAAATGGAGAGGGTTGCCGCAACTGCAAGGTAA